A DNA window from Leptolyngbya sp. KIOST-1 contains the following coding sequences:
- a CDS encoding protein adenylyltransferase SelO family protein translates to MLQKLGFEQLDADLATALVNQTIDLLSAVQVGYHDFFFALTEQFSPRWREQAGDIFSTTLQASDSAAAAQLEPWRQIYHRCLQSLKAEQMEQVAALLKGTNPQTVLLRPEIEAVWEPITTEDNWQPFYDLLAIFTSSI, encoded by the coding sequence ATGCTGCAGAAGTTGGGATTTGAGCAGCTAGACGCCGATCTGGCCACCGCCCTGGTCAATCAGACGATCGACCTGCTCAGTGCCGTCCAGGTGGGCTACCACGACTTCTTTTTTGCCCTCACTGAGCAGTTTTCCCCCCGCTGGCGTGAGCAGGCCGGTGACATATTTAGCACCACCCTGCAAGCCTCGGACTCGGCGGCAGCGGCCCAACTCGAACCGTGGCGGCAAATCTACCACCGCTGCTTGCAAAGCCTCAAGGCCGAGCAAATGGAGCAAGTGGCCGCATTGCTCAAGGGCACCAACCCGCAAACGGTGCTGCTGCGTCCCGAAATTGAGGCAGTCTGGGAGCCCATCACCACCGAGGACAACTGGCAGCCCTTCTACGATTTACTCGCCATCTTTACTTCCTCAATTTGA
- a CDS encoding group II intron maturase-specific domain-containing protein, protein MRLLIAWKNGKRSAVNGVSGFFTFQGIRIVWSERAFQDLKYRLRGLTSRRWRVSMEYRLKRISLYLRGWMGYFGISQLYGPIPELDGWLRRRIRMCYWKQWRRPRTRIGNLLKLGTPRRHAFSTGLSRKGYWRLSRSLATQTGMTNEWLAQEGLLSIRDLWMNAQGYGEKSITSSSR, encoded by the coding sequence ATGAGACTCCTAATTGCGTGGAAAAACGGTAAACGGTCAGCGGTAAACGGGGTTTCAGGTTTCTTTACGTTCCAGGGAATCCGCATTGTTTGGTCTGAGCGAGCCTTCCAGGACCTCAAGTACCGCTTGCGGGGGTTAACCTCGCGGCGGTGGCGAGTGTCGATGGAGTATCGGCTGAAGCGGATTAGCCTCTATCTGCGGGGTTGGATGGGCTACTTTGGAATTTCCCAATTGTACGGGCCAATTCCCGAGTTAGATGGGTGGCTGAGGCGTCGAATCCGGATGTGCTACTGGAAACAGTGGCGTAGGCCGAGAACGCGCATTGGCAACCTGCTCAAACTGGGGACACCGAGACGACACGCCTTCTCGACGGGCTTAAGCCGGAAAGGATATTGGCGGTTGTCGCGGTCCTTAGCGACGCAGACGGGGATGACCAATGAGTGGTTAGCACAAGAGGGATTGCTCTCGATTCGCGACCTTTGGATGAACGCCCAGGGTTACGGTGAGAAGTCTATTACTTCGTCTAGCAGGTAG